From the genome of Altererythrobacter sp. BO-6:
TGCGCTGGATCGACCAGGGCGTCGGCTGCTCCAAGGTGCCCGACATCAACGACGTGGGCCTGATGGAAGACCGCGCGACGCTGCGCATCTCCAGCCAGCACATGGCCAACTGGCTGCTCCACGGCGTGGTGAACAGGGAACAGGTGATGGACAGCCTGCGCCGCATGGCCGCCAAGGTCGACGCGCAGAACGCGGGCGATCCGCTTTACACTCCGCTGGTGGGTAATGAGGATGGCGAAGCTTTCCGCGCGGCTTGCGACCTGGTGTTCAAGGGCGTCGAGCAACCGAGCGGCTACACCGAGCCACTGCTGCATCATTGGCGGCGGGTGAAAAAGGGCAGCTAGGACAAAACCCGCGCCACAGCGACGAAATCGTCAACGCCCAAAGTTTCGGCGCGGCGCGTTTCGTCGATCCCGAGCTTTCCTAGTGCTTCCAGCGCTCCGGGAACGCCCTTCAGGCTTTGGCGCAGCATCTTGCGGCGCTGGCCGAAAGCGGCCTCCGTCAGTCGCTCCAGAACCCGCGCGGAAACCCCTTCGGGCATCGCCGCAGGCGTCACATGGACGATGGCGCTCATGACCTTGGGCGGCGGAGTAAAGGCACTGCGGTGCACCTTCATTGCCAGCTTCGCTGCGCTGCGCCACTGCGCCAGCACCGCCAGCCTGCCATATGCACCGCTGCCCGGCTCGGCGACGATGCGCTGCGCCACCTCCAGCTGGAACATCAGTGTCAGCGAGGTCCATTGCGGCGGCCATTGCTCGCCGCCCAGCCAGCGGGTGAACAGCGCGGTGCCGACATTGTAGGGCAGGTTCGCGACAATGGCGAAGGGTTCGCCCCCCATCAGCTCGCCGTGGTCCAGTTTCAAAGCGTCGCCTTCGATCACACGCAGCTGGCCGGGGTAGGCTTCGGCGAGCTCGGCCAGCGCGGGCAGGCAGCGCTTGTCCATTTCTATCGCGGTCACACGGGCACCGGCCTTGAGCAGCGCGCGCGTCAGCCCGCCGGGGCCAGGGCCGATTTCCAGCACTGCTTGGCCTGACAGATTGCCCGGGATCGCAGCAATCCGGTCAAGCAATTGCGCATCGAACAGG
Proteins encoded in this window:
- the rsmA gene encoding 16S rRNA (adenine(1518)-N(6)/adenine(1519)-N(6))-dimethyltransferase RsmA — its product is MPDLPPLREVIAKHGLSASKALGQNFLFDAQLLDRIAAIPGNLSGQAVLEIGPGPGGLTRALLKAGARVTAIEMDKRCLPALAELAEAYPGQLRVIEGDALKLDHGELMGGEPFAIVANLPYNVGTALFTRWLGGEQWPPQWTSLTLMFQLEVAQRIVAEPGSGAYGRLAVLAQWRSAAKLAMKVHRSAFTPPPKVMSAIVHVTPAAMPEGVSARVLERLTEAAFGQRRKMLRQSLKGVPGALEALGKLGIDETRRAETLGVDDFVAVARVLS